A region of Argentina anserina chromosome 5, drPotAnse1.1, whole genome shotgun sequence DNA encodes the following proteins:
- the LOC126795247 gene encoding uncharacterized protein LOC126795247, translated as MTSNWKRTVGNVRSFIGNSMGGLRGGSNLASWVVAGTLAYFLWVKPSQDLKREQQERAALAALAALVEVSNPNRYVEKRKPIPDPQETGLIYGNKNRSRKPE; from the exons ATGACGAGCAATTGGAAGAGGACAGTGGGAAATGTGAGATCATTCATAGGCAATTCGATGGGAGGCCTAAGAGGTGGGAGCAACTTGGCCTCGTGGGTCGTCGCCGGAACCCTAGCCTACTTCCTCTGGGTCAAGCCCTCACAAGACCTCAAACGTGAACAGCag GAAAGGGCAGCTTTGGCAGCTTTGGCAGCTTTGGTAGAAGTTTCAAATCCGAATAGATATGTAGAGAAACGGAAACCCATTCCGGATCCGCAG GAGACTGGATTGATATATGGAAATAAGAATAGGAGTAGAAAACCAGAGTGA